The proteins below are encoded in one region of Diorhabda carinulata isolate Delta chromosome 3, icDioCari1.1, whole genome shotgun sequence:
- the LOC130891111 gene encoding uncharacterized protein LOC130891111 has product MFRYKISLFLFVFAGVNLFQSVLSDGLPKYDESMIPQWAVEDESERKFGFGAQFDFFDLLKREIATFKETNNLPEPFHIDKKVETLRSAHLAVDKLLQNQFHFKLDDVIDEAIDISMKIGKSLINNSGVDVTNLEKDFKKLIEWFLRVRDFLMKNKKFGNLGVFKGLDSVARILFDVSKWIKNNIEQRERRLPHSRNH; this is encoded by the exons ATGTTTCGGTACAAGatatcattgtttttatttgtattcgcTGGAG TAAATTTATTCCAATCTGTATTGAGCGATGGTTTACCTAAATATGATGAATCTATGATACCTCAATGGGCAGTAGAGGATGAATCAGAGAGAAAATTCGGATTTGGTGcacaatttgatttttttg ATTTATTGAAGAGAGAAATAGCAACATTCAAAGAAACTAACAATCTTCCAGAACCTTTTCACATAGATAAGAAAGTAGAGACATTAAGAAGTGCCCATTTAGCAGTTGACAAATTGCTACAAAATCAGTTCCATTTTAAGTTAGACGATGTAATAGATGAAGCTATcgatatttcaatgaaaatcgGAAAATCTTTGATAAACAATAGTGGCGTTGACGTTACAAATCTCGAGAAAGATTTTAAGAAATTGATAGAATGGTTCCTCAGAGTACGtgattttttaatgaagaataaaaaatttggaaacctCGGTGTTTTCAAAGGTTTAGATTCGGTCGCTAGGATTCTATTTGATGTATCAAAATGGATTAAGAATAATATTGAACAACGTGAGAGGAGACTTCCACATTCCAGAAACCACTAA